A genomic region of Ewingella sp. CoE-038-23 contains the following coding sequences:
- the malT gene encoding HTH-type transcriptional regulator MalT: MLIPSKLSRPVRLQNTVVRDRLLTKLASAQNYRLVLVACPAGYGKTTLVAHWAAGKSDLGWYSLDESDNQPERFASYLIAAIQQATGGHCAKSEALSQKHQYASLSALFAQLFVELSDWHRPLLLVIDDYHLISNDAIHEGMRFFLRHQPENLTLMVLSRTLPQLGIANLRVRDQLLELNAAQLAFNHSEAQQFFDCRLADPIEQADSSRLCDDVAGWATALQLIALSARQSHTSTASAQQSAKKLAGLNASHLSEYLVDEVLDRVDAPTRDFLLRCSLLRSMNDSLIVQLTGAENGQHRLEELERQGLFIHRMDDSGEWFNFHPLFATFLRQRCQWELAAELPAIHRLAAEGWLALGFPAEAIHHALGAEDTDMLRDILLQHAWALFNQSELVLLEECLNALPYERLIQNPKLALLQAWLAQSQHRYSEVEMLLERAENEMQVEQIEMDKTLSAEFDALRAQVAINDGKQDKAEKLAAQALKYLPYSSYYSRIVATSVTGEIQHCKGDLTRALPLMQQTEQIARRHEAYHYALWALLQQSEILIAQGFLQAAYETQDKAFELVREQHLEQLPMHEFLLRLRSQLLWSWARLDDAESAAREGLEVLANFQPQQQLQCLAMLAKCSLARGHLDNAHRYLQRCEALLQSGQYHTDWLTNTDKPRVIYWQMVGDKNAARSWLNQTSKPGMADNHFLQGQWRNIARVHILLGQYEEAEKIIDELNGYARQLKLVSDLNRNLILSNLLYWHTDRKNEAQRVLIEALELANRTGFVSHFVIEGEMMAQQLRQLIQLNLLPEMEQRRAQKVLRDINQHHRHKFAHFDEGFVSKLLTHPQVPELIRTSPLTQREWQVLGLIYSGYSNDQIAGELTVASTTIKTHIRNLYQKLGVTHRQDAVQHEQHLLQVMGYGA; this comes from the coding sequence ATGCTGATCCCTTCGAAACTGAGTCGCCCGGTGCGACTGCAAAATACGGTGGTGCGCGATCGCCTATTAACCAAATTGGCGAGCGCACAGAATTACCGACTCGTTCTGGTTGCTTGCCCTGCTGGGTACGGCAAAACCACGCTTGTTGCCCACTGGGCGGCGGGTAAAAGCGATCTCGGCTGGTATTCTCTTGATGAAAGCGACAACCAGCCCGAGCGTTTTGCCAGCTACCTGATTGCCGCTATTCAGCAGGCAACCGGCGGGCACTGCGCCAAAAGCGAAGCACTCAGTCAGAAGCATCAATACGCCAGCCTCTCAGCACTGTTTGCGCAACTCTTTGTTGAGCTGTCTGATTGGCATCGCCCCCTGTTACTGGTGATTGACGATTATCACCTGATTTCCAATGACGCCATTCACGAAGGCATGCGCTTCTTCCTGCGCCATCAGCCGGAAAACCTCACATTGATGGTGCTGTCACGCACCCTGCCGCAGCTTGGCATTGCCAACCTGCGCGTGCGCGACCAACTGCTGGAGCTGAATGCCGCACAGTTGGCTTTCAACCATTCCGAAGCCCAGCAGTTCTTTGATTGCCGTTTGGCCGACCCTATCGAGCAAGCCGACAGCAGCCGCCTGTGCGACGACGTGGCCGGATGGGCCACCGCGCTCCAGCTGATTGCCCTCTCCGCCCGCCAGTCGCACACTTCGACGGCCTCGGCCCAGCAGTCGGCCAAAAAACTTGCCGGGCTGAATGCCAGCCATCTATCCGAATATCTGGTGGATGAGGTTCTGGATCGCGTGGACGCGCCAACCCGCGACTTCCTGCTGCGCTGCTCTTTACTGCGCTCAATGAATGATTCGCTGATTGTGCAACTGACCGGCGCGGAAAACGGCCAGCACCGGCTGGAAGAGCTGGAGCGTCAGGGTCTATTCATTCACCGAATGGATGATTCCGGCGAATGGTTTAACTTCCACCCGCTGTTTGCCACTTTCCTGCGCCAGCGCTGCCAGTGGGAACTGGCGGCTGAACTCCCGGCTATCCACCGTTTGGCGGCCGAAGGTTGGCTGGCGCTGGGCTTCCCCGCCGAGGCCATTCACCACGCGCTGGGCGCCGAAGATACCGACATGCTGCGCGACATTCTGCTGCAACACGCCTGGGCGCTGTTCAACCAAAGCGAGCTGGTGCTGCTCGAAGAGTGCCTCAACGCCCTGCCTTATGAGCGGCTGATTCAAAACCCGAAACTGGCCTTGTTGCAGGCATGGTTAGCGCAGAGCCAGCACCGCTACAGCGAAGTAGAAATGCTGCTTGAGCGCGCCGAAAACGAGATGCAGGTCGAGCAAATCGAGATGGATAAAACCCTCAGCGCCGAATTTGACGCCCTGAGAGCGCAGGTCGCCATCAACGACGGCAAGCAGGATAAAGCCGAGAAGCTGGCGGCGCAGGCGCTGAAATATCTTCCCTATTCAAGCTATTACAGCCGCATTGTTGCCACCTCGGTGACCGGCGAGATCCAGCACTGCAAAGGCGATTTGACCCGCGCCCTGCCGCTGATGCAGCAAACCGAGCAAATCGCCCGCCGCCATGAGGCCTATCACTACGCGCTGTGGGCTTTGCTCCAGCAGAGTGAAATTCTGATCGCTCAGGGCTTCTTGCAGGCGGCTTACGAGACGCAGGATAAAGCCTTCGAACTGGTGCGCGAGCAGCATCTCGAACAGCTGCCGATGCACGAATTCTTACTGCGCCTGCGCTCACAGCTGCTGTGGTCGTGGGCGCGCCTCGACGATGCCGAAAGCGCCGCGCGCGAAGGGCTGGAAGTGCTGGCTAACTTCCAGCCGCAACAGCAGTTGCAATGTTTGGCGATGCTGGCGAAGTGCTCGCTGGCGCGCGGGCATCTCGACAATGCCCATCGCTATTTGCAGCGCTGCGAAGCCCTGTTGCAGAGCGGGCAGTATCACACTGACTGGCTGACCAACACTGATAAGCCGCGCGTTATTTACTGGCAGATGGTCGGGGATAAAAACGCGGCGCGCAGCTGGCTGAACCAGACCTCCAAACCGGGTATGGCGGATAACCACTTCCTGCAAGGCCAATGGCGCAACATTGCCCGGGTGCACATCCTGCTGGGTCAATATGAGGAAGCAGAAAAAATCATTGATGAGCTGAATGGTTACGCGCGCCAGCTGAAGCTGGTCAGTGACCTCAACCGCAATCTGATCCTCAGCAACCTGCTCTATTGGCACACCGATCGCAAAAATGAAGCCCAGCGCGTGCTGATTGAAGCGCTGGAATTAGCCAACCGCACGGGTTTTGTCAGCCACTTTGTTATCGAAGGCGAAATGATGGCGCAGCAGTTGCGCCAGCTTATCCAGTTAAATCTTCTGCCGGAGATGGAGCAGCGCCGGGCGCAGAAGGTGTTGCGCGACATTAACCAGCACCATCGCCACAAGTTCGCCCATTTCGACGAAGGCTTTGTCAGTAAATTACTGACCCATCCTCAGGTGCCGGAGCTGATTCGCACCAGCCCGCTGACCCAGCGCGAATGGCAAGTGCTCGGCCTTATCTACTCCGGCTACAGTAATGACCAGATTGCCGGCGAGCTGACCGTGGCTTCTACCACCATTAAAACTCACATTCGCAATCTGTATCAGAAGCTGGGGGTGACCCACCGTCAGGACGCCGTGCAGCATGAGCAACACCTGCTGCAAGTGATGGGTTACGGTGCCTGA
- the pdeR gene encoding cyclic di-GMP phosphodiesterase encodes MKDAQDDSILYLHFGTPRPYWRLSSDSNALELSAEQGVTNVAVSLTSLQAARIRELTGITSCFTIDVALFGVPVCLYLVGRKVDSNVWAGTASDYEDTASVAHDLEVGLTFAEQVVSEANSVIVIIDQDGKVHRFNRLSEEYTGLREQDVIGRSAYDMFMSMEEGIASRQNITGFFQKEQSYEVERWINTVKGQRLFLFRNKFVHSGSGKQQKFLICSGSDITDERMAQERLRVLANTDLITGLANRNALQDQLKSALELRGDNSIGLIYLDLDNFKKVNDAYGHMFGDRLLKEVAHAIQGCLEDTETLARLGGDEFIILSTQASVEKLEAISQQILGRLKAPFRIGLIEVYTGCSSGIAVCPQHGTDAESLIRNADTAMYVAKEAGKNAHCVFSPEMNKKVSEYMWLDTNLRKALEEQQLKLYYQPKISNNGEVKSVEALLRWHSPERGVIQPQSFISYAEESGLIAPLGKWVIETATRQATEWQKKGLNLRVAVNLSGRQLNSSSLVSDFTEAMQNAGMTQCMLDFELTESCLVEDEKAAVTMINQLHKLGAEVHLDDFGTGYSSLSQLARIPLDCIKLDQSFVRGINHNSVSQALVRAIVAVARTLQLTVVAEGVETHEEERLIDEIGVDSKQGYLFAKPMPADELEHWLVQKAIASPGSLNNVTR; translated from the coding sequence ATGAAAGACGCTCAAGATGACTCCATTTTATACCTGCATTTTGGTACACCGCGCCCCTACTGGCGGTTAAGTTCAGATAGCAACGCATTAGAACTCTCAGCGGAACAGGGCGTGACCAACGTCGCCGTTTCCCTCACCAGCCTGCAAGCCGCGCGCATTCGCGAACTGACGGGCATCACCTCTTGCTTCACCATTGACGTCGCGCTGTTCGGCGTGCCGGTTTGTCTCTATTTGGTTGGCCGTAAGGTAGACAGCAACGTTTGGGCGGGCACCGCCTCTGATTACGAAGATACCGCGTCCGTGGCGCACGACCTTGAAGTGGGGCTGACCTTCGCCGAACAGGTAGTGTCCGAAGCCAACTCGGTGATCGTGATTATCGATCAAGACGGTAAAGTGCATCGCTTCAACCGTCTGAGCGAAGAGTACACCGGCCTGCGCGAGCAGGACGTGATTGGCCGTAGCGCCTACGACATGTTTATGTCGATGGAAGAAGGTATCGCCTCTCGCCAGAACATCACCGGCTTCTTTCAAAAAGAGCAGTCATATGAAGTAGAACGCTGGATTAACACGGTAAAAGGCCAGCGCCTGTTCTTATTCCGCAATAAATTTGTCCACAGCGGCAGTGGAAAACAGCAGAAATTCCTCATCTGCTCCGGCTCTGACATCACCGATGAGCGCATGGCGCAGGAGCGGCTGCGGGTCTTAGCCAATACCGATCTCATCACCGGCCTTGCCAACCGCAACGCCCTGCAAGACCAGCTGAAAAGCGCGCTGGAACTGCGCGGTGACAACTCTATCGGACTGATTTATCTCGACTTAGATAACTTCAAAAAAGTGAATGACGCCTACGGACACATGTTTGGTGACCGTCTGCTCAAAGAGGTGGCTCACGCCATTCAGGGCTGTTTAGAAGACACCGAAACCCTGGCGCGACTGGGCGGTGACGAATTCATTATTCTTAGTACCCAAGCGTCGGTCGAAAAGCTGGAAGCCATCAGCCAACAGATCCTCGGCCGCCTCAAAGCCCCTTTCCGCATCGGGTTAATCGAAGTTTATACCGGCTGTTCAAGCGGCATCGCGGTCTGCCCGCAGCACGGAACAGATGCAGAAAGCCTGATCCGCAACGCCGATACGGCCATGTACGTGGCGAAAGAGGCGGGCAAAAACGCGCACTGCGTGTTCTCACCGGAGATGAACAAAAAAGTTTCCGAATACATGTGGCTCGACACCAATCTGAGAAAAGCCCTCGAGGAGCAACAGCTGAAGCTCTATTATCAGCCGAAAATCTCCAACAATGGCGAAGTAAAGAGTGTCGAAGCCCTGCTGCGCTGGCACTCGCCTGAGCGCGGCGTGATTCAGCCACAGAGCTTTATCTCCTACGCCGAAGAGTCCGGACTGATTGCGCCGCTAGGCAAATGGGTTATCGAAACCGCTACCCGACAGGCAACCGAGTGGCAGAAGAAAGGGCTGAATTTGCGCGTGGCGGTGAATCTGTCAGGCCGCCAATTAAACAGCAGTTCGCTGGTGTCGGATTTTACCGAGGCGATGCAAAACGCCGGAATGACTCAATGCATGCTGGATTTTGAGCTGACCGAAAGCTGCCTGGTGGAAGATGAAAAAGCGGCCGTCACCATGATCAATCAACTGCATAAGTTGGGCGCGGAAGTGCATCTGGACGATTTCGGCACCGGCTACTCTTCCCTGTCGCAGCTGGCGCGGATCCCGCTGGACTGCATCAAGCTGGATCAAAGCTTTGTGCGCGGTATTAATCATAATTCAGTGTCGCAGGCGCTGGTCCGGGCTATCGTTGCCGTAGCAAGAACCCTGCAATTGACCGTGGTTGCCGAAGGGGTTGAAACCCATGAAGAAGAGCGGCTGATTGATGAAATTGGCGTAGATAGCAAACAGGGCTATCTGTTTGCCAAACCAATGCCCGCCGATGAGCTCGAGCACTGGCTTGTGCAGAAAGCAATTGCTTCACCCGGTAGTTTGAACAACGTTACGCGCTAG
- a CDS encoding crotonase/enoyl-CoA hydratase family protein, with product MNLIDHTACRPFTEAGHLSQIAAYYEEGRNVMWMMLKAFPRPCFNQPLIEDIMKLTYAAKASGLRFDFWVTGSLVPNMYNVGGDLSFFVESILNNKREALRAYARACIDCVHAAARGFDVGAISLSMIEGSALGGGFEAALAHHYVLAQNTARMGFPEIAFNLFPGMGGYSLVSRKAGMRLAEELISTGESHSAEWFESRGLVDVVFQPGEGFIATRTFIDTMRPKLNGIRAMLRARQRVLKLSRSELMDITEDWVDSAFTLEEKDVAYMERLVMLQNRHTASLRKSG from the coding sequence ATGAATCTTATTGACCATACGGCATGCCGTCCATTCACCGAAGCTGGGCATTTATCACAAATAGCGGCCTATTATGAAGAGGGTCGAAATGTGATGTGGATGATGCTAAAAGCCTTCCCGCGCCCATGTTTTAATCAGCCTTTAATTGAAGACATTATGAAACTGACCTATGCGGCGAAAGCCTCGGGTCTGCGTTTTGATTTTTGGGTAACCGGATCGCTGGTGCCTAATATGTATAATGTAGGAGGAGATTTAAGCTTTTTTGTTGAGTCCATTCTCAATAATAAGCGTGAGGCACTGCGCGCCTATGCGCGAGCCTGCATTGACTGCGTACACGCCGCTGCGCGCGGCTTTGACGTAGGCGCCATCAGCCTGTCGATGATTGAGGGATCGGCGCTGGGTGGCGGTTTTGAGGCCGCGCTGGCGCACCACTATGTCTTAGCGCAAAACACCGCCCGGATGGGATTCCCAGAAATTGCCTTTAATCTGTTCCCCGGCATGGGCGGTTATTCGCTGGTTTCACGCAAAGCGGGAATGCGTCTGGCGGAGGAGCTGATCTCAACCGGCGAGTCGCACTCTGCGGAATGGTTTGAAAGCCGGGGGCTGGTGGATGTGGTGTTCCAGCCCGGCGAAGGCTTTATCGCAACCCGTACTTTTATCGATACGATGCGACCAAAGTTAAACGGCATTCGGGCCATGCTGCGGGCGCGCCAGAGAGTGCTAAAGCTTTCGCGCTCCGAGTTGATGGATATCACGGAAGATTGGGTAGATTCAGCGTTTACGCTGGAGGAGAAAGATGTGGCGTACATGGAGCGTCTGGTGATGTTGCAAAACCGCCATACGGCTTCTCTGCGTAAATCCGGCTAG
- the bglX gene encoding beta-glucosidase BglX, with product MNTHHLIGALVLIAGSTSSFAEQASSIPQNQTKERDAFVSHLMTQMTLDEKIGQLNLVSVGPDYPKEAIMADVRADKVGGMFNTVTKPDIRRIQDQVQHSRLKIPLFYAYDVVHGQRTIFPISLGLAASWDMQAVATSARISAIETAADGLNMTFSPMVDITRDPRWGRVSEGFGEDTYLTSRLAHEMVSAYQNNDPSAPDSVMANVKHFALYGAVEGGREYNTVDMSLTRMFNDYMPPYKAALDAGAGGVMVALNSVNGIPATSNPWLLQQVLRDQWKFKGLTVSDHGAIGGLVKHGVAEDDRQAAAMALKSGVDMDMADDMYGKYLKGLVADKIVSVKEIDRAVRNVLNAKWDMGLFIDPYRHLGPASSDPVDTNAESRLHRKEAREVARTSLVLLKNQNETLPLQKKGTIALIGTLADSQRDVMGSWSAAGKANQTVTVLQGMKDAIGDKATLLYARGANITNDQDIVNFLNSYEKQVVNDPRPAQEMIDEAVKTAEKADVVVAVVGEAQGMAHEASSRTELNVPQSQRDLLKALKATGKPLVIVLMNGRPLTLTWENDIADAMLETWFSGTEGGHAIADVLFGDYNPSGKLPMTFPRSVGQIPLYNSELNTGRPRNPQREDKYTSRYFDITNGPLFPFGYGLSYTQFSVSDISLSSTTMSATQPLTASVTVKNTGKRSGATVVQLYLRDLTASISRPVKELKNFEKINLAPGEEKVVTFAINEKDLRFFNDKLKWASEPGKFNVFIGLDSQDVKQSSFLLK from the coding sequence ATGAATACGCATCACCTGATTGGCGCGTTGGTGTTAATAGCAGGTTCTACCTCGTCGTTTGCTGAGCAAGCGTCGAGCATTCCCCAAAATCAGACAAAAGAGCGGGATGCCTTCGTCTCTCATCTGATGACCCAAATGACGCTGGACGAAAAAATCGGCCAGCTTAACTTAGTCAGCGTTGGTCCCGACTACCCGAAAGAAGCCATTATGGCTGACGTTCGCGCCGATAAAGTTGGCGGTATGTTCAATACCGTGACCAAACCTGACATTCGCCGCATTCAGGATCAGGTACAGCACAGCCGCCTGAAAATCCCGCTGTTCTACGCCTATGACGTGGTCCACGGCCAGCGCACCATCTTCCCTATCAGCCTTGGCCTTGCCGCCAGCTGGGACATGCAAGCCGTCGCCACCAGCGCGCGTATCTCTGCCATTGAAACCGCGGCCGATGGCCTGAACATGACCTTCTCACCGATGGTCGATATCACCCGCGATCCGCGCTGGGGCCGCGTCTCTGAAGGCTTTGGCGAAGACACCTACTTAACATCGCGCCTGGCCCACGAAATGGTCAGCGCCTATCAGAATAACGATCCGTCCGCCCCTGACAGCGTAATGGCCAACGTGAAGCATTTCGCGCTGTACGGCGCAGTAGAAGGCGGCCGCGAGTACAACACCGTGGACATGAGCCTGACGCGCATGTTCAACGACTACATGCCGCCGTATAAAGCCGCGCTTGATGCAGGCGCGGGCGGCGTGATGGTGGCGCTGAACTCGGTGAATGGCATTCCGGCGACCTCCAACCCGTGGCTGTTGCAGCAAGTTCTGCGCGACCAGTGGAAATTCAAAGGTTTAACCGTTAGCGATCACGGCGCTATCGGCGGCTTGGTCAAACACGGCGTGGCCGAAGATGACCGTCAGGCCGCCGCCATGGCGCTGAAGTCCGGTGTCGATATGGACATGGCCGATGACATGTACGGCAAGTACCTGAAAGGCTTAGTGGCCGACAAAATTGTTAGCGTCAAAGAGATTGACCGTGCGGTGCGTAACGTACTGAATGCTAAGTGGGATATGGGCCTGTTCATCGATCCGTACCGCCACCTTGGCCCGGCATCGAGTGACCCGGTTGATACCAACGCCGAAAGCCGTTTGCATCGCAAAGAGGCGCGTGAAGTGGCGCGTACCTCACTGGTATTGCTAAAAAACCAGAACGAAACCTTGCCGTTGCAGAAGAAAGGCACCATCGCCCTGATTGGTACTCTGGCCGACAGCCAGCGTGATGTCATGGGAAGCTGGTCCGCTGCCGGTAAAGCCAACCAGACCGTCACCGTGCTGCAAGGTATGAAAGACGCGATTGGCGACAAAGCCACCCTGCTATATGCCCGTGGCGCCAACATCACCAACGATCAAGACATCGTCAACTTCCTGAACTCCTATGAGAAACAGGTGGTTAACGACCCGCGCCCAGCGCAGGAAATGATTGATGAAGCCGTGAAAACCGCCGAGAAAGCCGACGTCGTGGTTGCGGTAGTGGGGGAAGCTCAGGGCATGGCGCACGAAGCGTCCAGCCGCACTGAGTTGAACGTTCCGCAAAGCCAGCGCGACCTGCTTAAAGCGCTGAAAGCCACCGGCAAGCCGCTGGTGATCGTGCTGATGAATGGCCGTCCACTGACCCTGACGTGGGAAAATGACATTGCCGATGCCATGCTAGAAACCTGGTTCAGCGGCACAGAAGGCGGACACGCCATTGCAGACGTGCTGTTCGGCGACTACAACCCGTCGGGCAAACTGCCAATGACCTTCCCGCGCTCTGTTGGTCAAATCCCGTTATACAACAGCGAGTTGAATACTGGCCGACCACGGAATCCGCAGAGAGAAGATAAATACACCTCGCGCTACTTCGACATCACCAATGGCCCGCTCTTCCCGTTTGGTTATGGTTTGAGCTACACCCAGTTCAGCGTCTCTGATATTTCATTGTCTTCGACCACCATGAGTGCCACGCAGCCACTGACTGCCAGCGTGACGGTGAAAAACACCGGCAAACGCAGCGGCGCGACCGTGGTACAGCTCTATCTGCGTGACCTGACGGCCTCTATCAGCCGCCCGGTTAAAGAGCTCAAAAACTTCGAGAAAATAAATCTGGCGCCGGGTGAAGAAAAAGTCGTTACATTTGCGATCAATGAAAAAGATTTACGTTTCTTCAATGACAAGCTCAAATGGGCCTCTGAACCGGGCAAATTCAATGTATTCATTGGATTGGATTCGCAGGATGTGAAGCAAAGTAGCTTCCTGCTGAAATAA
- a CDS encoding NADPH-dependent 2,4-dienoyl-CoA reductase, producing the protein MTEHNAPFYPHLLAPLDLGFTQLKNRVLMGSMHTGLEELKEGPQRMAAFYAERAAAGVGLIVTGGIAPNVQGVVYRGGSVLNQQQQIAHHQVVTEAVHQAGGKIALQILHAGRYSYQPNPVAPSALQAPINRFSPLALTHEQIEETIADFAQCAALAQQADYDGVEIMGSEGYLINQFLAARTNQRSDQWGGNAQNRMRFALEIVRAVRQACGPHFIIIYRLSMLDLVEEGSNWEEIEALAKGIEQAGASIINTGIGWHEARVPTIATMVPRAGFSWVTRKLMGKVNIPLITTNRINDPQVAEDLLANGCADMVSMARPFLADPAFVQKAAQGRADEINTCIGCNQACLDQIFVGELTSCLVNPRACRETEMPLIPAQHAKRLAVVGAGPAGLSFAITAASRGHQVTLFDANSEIGGQFNIAKQIPGKEEFYQTLRYYSRQLAILQVTLRLGEKVDASQLNGFDEIVLACGILPRLPEIPGIDHPSVLTYLDVLRDKKPVGRRVAIIGSGGIGFDTAEYLVQNGPSASLDSRAFSHEWGIDQSLTQRGGLSADGPQAEPAARQIVLLQRKTSKVGANLGKTTGWIHRASLLQRGVKMWSGVTYQRIDDQGLHIVRDGAEEFLAVDNIIICAGQEPQRDLQVPLLAAGKIVHLIGGAEMAMELDARRAIDQGTRLAMAI; encoded by the coding sequence ATGACCGAACACAACGCGCCGTTTTATCCTCACCTGTTAGCCCCGCTGGATTTAGGCTTTACCCAGCTGAAAAACCGCGTGCTGATGGGGTCAATGCATACCGGGCTGGAAGAGTTGAAAGAGGGGCCGCAGCGCATGGCGGCTTTCTATGCCGAGCGCGCCGCCGCGGGCGTGGGCCTGATTGTCACCGGCGGCATCGCCCCCAACGTGCAGGGCGTGGTCTATCGCGGCGGCTCGGTGCTCAACCAGCAGCAGCAAATCGCCCATCACCAAGTGGTGACGGAGGCAGTTCATCAGGCTGGCGGGAAAATCGCCTTGCAGATCCTCCACGCCGGGCGTTACAGCTATCAGCCTAACCCCGTGGCACCATCGGCGTTGCAGGCGCCAATCAACCGTTTCTCCCCGCTGGCGCTGACTCACGAACAGATTGAAGAGACGATTGCCGACTTCGCCCAGTGCGCTGCGCTGGCGCAGCAGGCCGACTATGACGGCGTGGAAATCATGGGTTCAGAGGGTTATTTGATTAACCAGTTTTTGGCCGCGCGCACCAACCAGCGCAGCGACCAGTGGGGCGGCAATGCGCAAAACCGCATGCGATTCGCCCTGGAAATAGTGCGCGCCGTGCGCCAGGCCTGTGGCCCACACTTCATTATTATCTATCGCCTGTCGATGCTGGATTTAGTGGAAGAAGGCTCGAACTGGGAGGAGATAGAAGCCCTCGCCAAAGGCATTGAGCAGGCCGGTGCCAGCATCATCAACACCGGCATTGGCTGGCACGAGGCGCGGGTGCCGACCATCGCCACCATGGTGCCGCGCGCCGGGTTTAGCTGGGTGACGCGCAAGTTAATGGGCAAGGTGAACATTCCGCTGATCACCACCAACCGCATTAACGATCCGCAGGTGGCCGAAGATCTATTGGCTAACGGCTGCGCGGATATGGTCTCCATGGCGCGCCCCTTCCTCGCCGACCCGGCCTTTGTGCAGAAAGCCGCGCAGGGCCGCGCAGATGAGATAAACACCTGTATTGGCTGCAATCAGGCCTGCCTGGACCAGATTTTTGTCGGCGAACTCACCTCCTGTCTGGTGAATCCGCGCGCCTGCCGCGAAACCGAAATGCCGCTGATCCCGGCCCAGCACGCCAAACGTCTGGCGGTGGTTGGCGCTGGCCCGGCGGGGCTTTCCTTCGCTATCACGGCCGCCAGTCGCGGGCATCAGGTCACCCTGTTCGACGCCAACAGTGAGATTGGTGGGCAGTTTAATATCGCCAAGCAAATTCCCGGCAAGGAGGAGTTTTACCAGACGCTGCGCTACTACTCGCGCCAGTTAGCTATTTTGCAGGTGACGCTGCGTCTGGGCGAAAAAGTGGATGCCAGCCAGCTCAATGGCTTCGATGAAATCGTTTTGGCGTGCGGCATACTTCCCCGTCTGCCCGAAATCCCGGGGATAGACCACCCGAGCGTGCTGACCTATCTCGACGTGCTCAGAGATAAAAAGCCGGTTGGCCGACGCGTCGCCATCATCGGCTCCGGCGGCATTGGTTTTGATACCGCCGAATATCTGGTGCAAAACGGCCCTTCGGCCAGTCTCGACAGCCGCGCTTTCAGCCACGAATGGGGCATCGATCAAAGCCTCACCCAACGCGGCGGATTGAGCGCCGACGGCCCGCAAGCCGAACCGGCGGCGCGGCAAATCGTGCTGCTGCAACGCAAAACCAGCAAAGTGGGAGCGAACTTGGGCAAAACCACCGGCTGGATCCACCGCGCCAGCCTGCTGCAACGCGGCGTGAAGATGTGGAGCGGCGTGACCTATCAACGCATTGATGATCAAGGTCTGCACATCGTGCGCGACGGTGCCGAGGAGTTTCTGGCGGTGGATAACATCATCATCTGCGCAGGTCAGGAGCCGCAGCGTGACTTGCAGGTTCCCCTTCTGGCAGCCGGGAAAATCGTGCATTTGATAGGTGGCGCAGAGATGGCCATGGAGCTAGACGCCCGACGGGCGATAGATCAAGGAACGAGACTGGCGATGGCGATTTAA
- a CDS encoding phosphoribosyltransferase: MGIDVSANKDVTFNATHEHRVITAIHLNPKKSKVGKNPRLDIFNIYTRTKQGDDRRDGNPLIYGLKNMHGFTLSYASLLEFKPTFSAIVDKTLNGWSYPYVLSMPFSSRVAEQFARRIARKLGAVLINSAFSKRTASEILADYYSRHVVPKSRHKSDVNRVLAELAKVPPNTLFSMKKVENNIREYFRPLKLNPHFDFAPLVGGTVILSDDLLSTGTTLLNARDALLEVKVACNQGVCLLSDL, encoded by the coding sequence GTGGGAATTGATGTTTCTGCAAACAAGGATGTCACCTTTAATGCCACTCATGAGCACCGTGTCATCACGGCCATCCATTTAAATCCCAAAAAATCCAAAGTGGGGAAGAACCCGCGACTGGATATCTTCAATATCTATACCCGTACTAAGCAAGGTGATGACCGCCGCGATGGTAACCCTTTGATTTACGGTTTGAAGAATATGCATGGTTTTACATTGAGCTATGCGAGCCTGCTTGAATTCAAACCAACGTTTTCAGCAATTGTTGATAAAACCCTCAACGGTTGGTCCTATCCCTATGTTCTCTCGATGCCGTTCTCTTCAAGGGTGGCTGAGCAGTTTGCGCGGCGTATAGCGCGAAAACTTGGCGCAGTTCTAATCAATAGTGCTTTCTCCAAAAGAACCGCCTCTGAGATCTTGGCGGACTACTATTCTCGCCATGTTGTTCCTAAAAGCAGACATAAGTCTGATGTGAATCGAGTATTAGCAGAACTGGCGAAAGTACCACCCAATACTCTGTTTTCAATGAAGAAAGTCGAAAACAATATCCGCGAATATTTCCGTCCGCTTAAGTTAAATCCGCATTTCGATTTTGCGCCCTTAGTGGGAGGAACGGTCATTTTAAGCGATGATTTACTTTCGACAGGAACAACGCTTTTGAATGCGCGAGATGCATTGCTTGAGGTCAAGGTGGCTTGTAACCAAGGGGTCTGTTTGTTGAGTGATTTATGA
- a CDS encoding YjcB family protein, giving the protein MGTLTAGFMMMRWELLSAFLMFCTSQLNIRCRQSSHNVMAFVCSGIGLTVTCFFVMSLMGISYNAEAVAQFWSVSKDVFFDVMSKTPTDMPLL; this is encoded by the coding sequence ATGGGTACGTTAACTGCAGGTTTCATGATGATGCGTTGGGAATTACTGAGCGCGTTTCTGATGTTTTGCACCAGCCAATTAAATATTCGCTGCCGCCAGTCCAGCCATAATGTCATGGCCTTCGTCTGTAGCGGGATTGGCCTGACCGTGACCTGTTTCTTCGTCATGAGCCTGATGGGTATTAGCTACAATGCCGAAGCCGTTGCGCAATTCTGGTCAGTCTCCAAAGACGTGTTCTTCGACGTCATGAGCAAAACGCCAACTGACATGCCGCTGTTGTAA